One stretch of Leptospira mtsangambouensis DNA includes these proteins:
- a CDS encoding AsmA family protein, whose translation MKLSIRDKIKGVVGKILLTGIFVVSMTMFFILYPLLADPDYYKKLILDTTYQLTGLEVNYQVSEPVFFPFPGIELAEVSVSKNDDELIQLHKLRIEVYYGVFVGQPLEIRKIYLNTGTVEITREKNESFPMFERILSKSESNTNELTKETEPTVAAEKKYYFSKVFANFVNQIEIKNITILFEDKLYSRNIKLYLWETTFQLDRDLRDLDVYIYGKLNDEPISLSSNFVFVKDEMNYESARFEGDFSFQNLKGIDLHDILIIFTYGDLRFLKTTGNIPFYKRDETKIYAVVDRLHIRDLALRDGKTFADGHVSTIINYDIQEDKLSFANILVDWKGKSKLNGSGYVNFLKPPLSPTISFEGTSDYLDVPSIIKVIKIWIDPDFEKSILTRGIPSTGYVNRMNVYLNFNLRNLNAGDFHADVLKLNLHYAKRKLNITKYQMRAYEGTVDGTGHYVWGNNPGLVVKGNIKNLNITPILSDLFKISPITGKLDSEFVLGSPSDTEEGLLSNLHIIGNINANNGELLSYTNILKPISSIGSVINLKKVDFSRATPYRELKFDFQYAKESIEVRNFALKADGIVGSGGGKIGFNKNIDMRFTIAFPGVAGRALKLPIIYRGTYGISAPFIDPIWLGSVYAGTIFLASPAGAAVGGIAGSAMSEYVNKAVDNVTGGVQKGWKGIKSLFGGKEEEEKTGE comes from the coding sequence ATGAAGCTGAGTATCCGAGATAAAATCAAAGGAGTTGTCGGGAAGATTCTACTCACAGGGATTTTTGTCGTTTCCATGACTATGTTTTTTATTCTGTATCCTCTTCTTGCAGATCCGGACTATTATAAAAAACTAATCCTCGATACTACATACCAGCTAACAGGACTAGAGGTGAACTATCAAGTTTCCGAACCTGTGTTTTTTCCCTTTCCTGGAATTGAGTTGGCTGAGGTATCGGTTTCAAAAAATGATGATGAGTTGATTCAGTTACATAAACTTAGAATCGAAGTGTATTATGGAGTTTTTGTTGGGCAACCATTAGAAATTAGAAAAATATATTTGAATACGGGAACCGTGGAAATCACTCGAGAAAAAAATGAATCCTTCCCTATGTTTGAAAGAATCCTATCTAAATCAGAATCCAATACGAATGAATTAACAAAAGAAACTGAACCTACTGTTGCTGCAGAAAAAAAATATTATTTTTCAAAAGTTTTTGCTAACTTTGTCAATCAAATCGAAATTAAAAACATCACCATTCTCTTTGAAGATAAACTATATTCACGAAATATAAAATTATATCTTTGGGAGACCACTTTCCAATTAGACCGTGATCTGCGAGACCTGGATGTTTATATATATGGTAAGTTAAATGATGAACCAATTTCATTAAGTTCAAATTTTGTATTTGTAAAAGATGAAATGAATTACGAATCGGCTAGGTTCGAAGGTGATTTTTCTTTTCAAAATCTAAAAGGGATCGACCTACATGACATTTTAATCATTTTTACGTATGGAGATTTGAGATTTTTAAAAACAACAGGGAACATTCCATTTTATAAACGAGACGAAACAAAAATTTATGCCGTTGTCGATCGTTTGCATATTCGTGACTTGGCACTAAGGGATGGTAAAACTTTTGCTGATGGACATGTCTCAACCATCATCAATTATGATATACAAGAAGACAAATTGTCTTTTGCAAACATTCTCGTCGATTGGAAAGGTAAATCCAAATTAAATGGATCAGGCTATGTAAACTTTTTAAAGCCACCTCTATCACCAACCATCTCATTTGAAGGTACGTCAGATTATTTAGATGTACCAAGTATCATCAAAGTAATTAAGATTTGGATTGATCCTGATTTTGAAAAATCAATTTTAACAAGGGGCATTCCTAGTACCGGTTATGTAAATCGGATGAATGTCTATTTAAATTTTAATTTAAGGAATCTCAATGCAGGCGATTTTCACGCTGATGTCTTAAAATTAAATCTTCATTATGCAAAACGTAAATTGAATATCACTAAATATCAAATGAGAGCCTACGAAGGAACAGTTGATGGAACAGGCCATTATGTTTGGGGAAACAACCCTGGGCTTGTGGTCAAAGGAAATATAAAAAATTTAAACATAACGCCAATCCTTTCTGATCTTTTTAAAATTTCTCCAATTACCGGAAAATTAGATTCTGAATTTGTTTTAGGTTCTCCATCTGATACAGAAGAAGGTTTACTTTCAAATTTACATATCATTGGAAATATCAATGCCAATAACGGTGAATTGTTAAGTTATACAAATATCTTAAAACCAATTAGTTCGATTGGTAGTGTTATCAATTTGAAGAAGGTGGACTTTAGTAGGGCCACTCCCTACCGTGAGTTAAAGTTTGATTTTCAATATGCAAAAGAATCCATTGAAGTACGAAACTTTGCATTAAAAGCGGATGGCATTGTTGGTTCCGGTGGTGGCAAAATTGGATTTAATAAAAACATCGATATGCGATTTACGATCGCCTTTCCGGGTGTAGCTGGGAGAGCCTTAAAACTCCCCATTATCTATCGCGGAACCTATGGAATCTCCGCCCCATTCATTGATCCGATTTGGCTTGGTTCTGTATATGCAGGAACAATTTTTTTAGCAAGTCCAGCGGGTGCTGCTGTTGGTGGAATTGCCGGATCAGCCATGTCTGAGTATGTAAACAAAGCCGTAGACAATGTGACCGGCGGAGTACAAAAAGGTTGGAAAGGAATTAAGTCGTTGTTTGGTGGAAAGGAAGAGGAAGAAAAAACGGGCGAATAA